The genome window CGCGGCGTGCGCCGCCCCTGGGGCATCCTCTTTCTCTACGCGCTTCTCGCGGTCTTTTCCGTCTTTTTCTTCATCGTGCTCGTGCCGTTTCTCAGCATGCGCTGGGAGGCGTTCATCGCCGGGCTCCCCGCCTATCTCCAGAAGGGCAAGCAGATCGTGCTCGCCTGGAAGAGCCGGACAGTCCCTCCCTATGCGGCGGATGAGTGGCGCTGGCTCTTCGAAACGGCCGCCGGCCAGGCCGACAAGCTGCTGGCCAAGCTCGGCGCCGGGGTCTACGCCGCGGCCGAGGGGCTCGTCTTCAATCTCTTCAACCTGGTGCTCGCGCCGATCCTCGTGTTCTTCATGCTCTGGTACAAGAAGGAGTTCATGGAGACAACGGCGGCGTGGCTCCCCGCGTCCCGCCGCGAGGTCATCCTGGCCCTGGGGCGGGAGGTCAACGGGAGCATCGGCGGCTATATCCGCGGCCAGCTCATGGTCTCGGTCATCGTGGCGGTCCTGTCCACGGTGGCGCTCTTCGTCATCGGCATCGACTATCCCATCGTCAACGGCATCTTTGCTGGACTCGCCTCGGTCCTTCCCTTCATCGGGGTCATCCTGGCGACCCTGCCGCCCCTGTTTTTCGCCTATATCCAGTACGAGAGCGGCATGGTGCTCCTCCAGGTGCTCGCCGCCTTCTCGGTCATCTACTTCCTCGAGGGCTACCTGGTGAAGCCGCTGGTCTTCAAGGAGTCCATGGACCTGAACCCCCTGGTGACCATCATCGCGGTCATGGTGTTCGGCGAGCTCATGGGCTTCTGGGGCATCCTGCTGGCCATTCCCATTGCCGCTGCCGTGCGCGCCGCCGCCGACCACCTCCGCCGCGGCGATTTCCGGAGCTAGGCGGTGCGCCCCCGCGACGCGGCCCATATCACCTGGTCCCTGGCCATAACCTTCGGGCTGGTGCTCCTGGCGGGCCATTTCGCCGGCCACTCCCTGTCGGCGGTCCTCACCTCGCTGGTCATCGCCTATCTCCTCAATCCGGCCATGAAATTCCTGGAGGCCAGGGGGCTGGGGCGGCTGCCGGCCATTGCCGTGCTCTATCTCGCCATTGCCGTGGGGATCTTCCTGGCCCTGATCCTCCTGATCCCTTATCTCAGCCACCAGTTGGAGGCCTTCCCCCGGGCGGTCCCCCGTTACGTGGACAACCTGCAACTGGTCATGGAGACGTGGAAGGGGCGCCTCACTCCCTATTACGGCGGCGAGGAGGGGGCCTGGCTCATCGCCCGGGCCGAGGAGTCCCTGAAGAAGCTTGCCCTTGAGCTCACGGGCAAGGGATACCAGCAGCTCACGCGGGCCGTTTTCGGGCTCTTCAACCTGGTGCTCGCCCCGATCCTCGTCTTCTTCATGCTCTACTACAAGGATTTCGTGAAGGATCTGATTCTCCGGTTCGTCCCCCACCGGGAGCGGCCGT of Geobacter anodireducens contains these proteins:
- a CDS encoding AI-2E family transporter, translating into MADKQPAMNRVVAALLAGGALIAAGYAIRHTVSCFLLSFVTAYLLDPLLVAMERRGVRRPWGILFLYALLAVFSVFFFIVLVPFLSMRWEAFIAGLPAYLQKGKQIVLAWKSRTVPPYAADEWRWLFETAAGQADKLLAKLGAGVYAAAEGLVFNLFNLVLAPILVFFMLWYKKEFMETTAAWLPASRREVILALGREVNGSIGGYIRGQLMVSVIVAVLSTVALFVIGIDYPIVNGIFAGLASVLPFIGVILATLPPLFFAYIQYESGMVLLQVLAAFSVIYFLEGYLVKPLVFKESMDLNPLVTIIAVMVFGELMGFWGILLAIPIAAAVRAAADHLRRGDFRS
- a CDS encoding AI-2E family transporter encodes the protein MRPRDAAHITWSLAITFGLVLLAGHFAGHSLSAVLTSLVIAYLLNPAMKFLEARGLGRLPAIAVLYLAIAVGIFLALILLIPYLSHQLEAFPRAVPRYVDNLQLVMETWKGRLTPYYGGEEGAWLIARAEESLKKLALELTGKGYQQLTRAVFGLFNLVLAPILVFFMLYYKDFVKDLILRFVPHRERPSFRQVGGRIKHSLERFILAQLLDCLLVGILSALALYAIGIEFPLLNGLVAGFASVVPFAGVMVAVIPPALIGYAETGDVSVIPLVCAAYFVISVIIEGNLIKPLLMRGTLRLNPLAVIFVLMAMGELMGFWGVVLAVPAAAVVKICAAELRGYLTEGHPNA